One Sphingomonas sabuli genomic region harbors:
- the glmM gene encoding phosphoglucosamine mutase encodes MKRKFFGTDGIRGLTNTEPMTAQTALRIGQAAGRHFLRGDHRHRVVIGKDTRLSGYMMESALVAGFTSVGMDVVMVGPMPTPAVAMLTTSMRADLGVMISASHNPFDDNGIKLFGPDGYKLSDKDEAAIERRLGEDAKLAKPDLIGRAKRIDDARGRYVHHAKATFPERLRLDGLKVVIDCANGAAYHVAPDALWELGADVIPLGVGPDGTNINDDCGSTKPLLLQETVVASGADVGLALDGDADRIVVVDEKGQIVDGDQMMALIALDYQKRERLKGSVVATVMSNLGLERRLEASGIGLLRTQVGDRYVLEAMREQGCNVGGEQSGHIILSDYSTTGDGLVAGLQVLAALVDSGKPASEVLRQFEPLPQLLKNVRFSGGEPLENDGVKQRIAAAERELEGKGRLLIRKSGTEPLIRVMAEGDDEALVERVVDDICAAVQSAA; translated from the coding sequence ATGAAACGCAAATTTTTCGGCACGGACGGTATCCGCGGCCTGACCAACACCGAACCGATGACGGCGCAAACGGCGTTGCGTATAGGCCAGGCAGCAGGCCGGCACTTCCTGCGCGGCGACCACCGCCACCGGGTGGTCATTGGCAAGGACACGCGCCTGTCCGGCTACATGATGGAATCGGCGCTGGTCGCCGGCTTCACCAGCGTCGGCATGGACGTCGTCATGGTCGGGCCGATGCCGACCCCGGCGGTGGCGATGCTGACAACCTCGATGCGCGCCGACCTCGGCGTGATGATCTCCGCCTCGCATAATCCGTTCGACGACAATGGCATCAAGCTGTTCGGTCCCGACGGCTACAAGCTCAGCGACAAGGACGAAGCCGCCATCGAACGGCGGCTGGGCGAGGATGCGAAGCTGGCCAAGCCCGACCTGATCGGGCGCGCCAAGCGGATCGACGATGCCCGCGGCCGCTATGTCCACCACGCGAAGGCGACGTTCCCGGAACGTCTTCGACTCGACGGGCTAAAGGTCGTCATCGATTGCGCCAATGGCGCTGCTTATCATGTCGCCCCCGATGCCTTGTGGGAATTGGGCGCCGACGTGATTCCGCTGGGGGTTGGTCCAGACGGCACCAACATCAATGACGATTGCGGCTCGACCAAGCCCCTGCTGCTGCAGGAAACGGTAGTCGCCAGCGGCGCCGACGTCGGCCTGGCGCTCGATGGCGACGCTGACCGCATCGTCGTGGTCGATGAAAAGGGCCAGATTGTCGACGGAGACCAGATGATGGCCCTAATCGCGCTCGATTATCAAAAGCGCGAGCGGCTCAAGGGGTCGGTGGTCGCCACCGTGATGTCCAACCTCGGCCTCGAACGGCGGCTGGAAGCGTCGGGCATCGGGCTTTTGCGGACGCAGGTCGGCGATCGCTATGTTCTCGAAGCGATGCGGGAGCAGGGCTGCAATGTCGGCGGGGAACAGTCCGGCCACATCATCCTGAGCGATTATTCGACCACCGGCGACGGATTGGTCGCGGGCTTGCAGGTGCTGGCCGCGCTGGTCGACAGCGGCAAACCGGCCAGCGAAGTTCTGCGCCAGTTCGAACCGTTGCCGCAGCTGCTCAAGAACGTCCGCTTCAGCGGCGGCGAGCCGCTGGAGAACGACGGCGTCAAGCAACGCATCGCTGCGGCAGAGCGCGAACTGGAGGGCAAGGGTCGGCTGCTGATCCGCAAGTCGGGCACCGAACCGCTGATCCGGGTCATGGCCGAAGGCGACGACGAAGCACTGGTCGAGCGTGTCGTCGACGACATCTGCGCGGCCGTCCAATCCGCGGCGTGA
- a CDS encoding site-specific DNA-methyltransferase, whose translation MNLLARVAEPQPRVRTRKVEPRSLPLDTILNGDCIAEMARLPDKCVDMIFADPPYNLQLGGDLFRPEGGRVDAVDDDWDKFDSLTAYDDFTREWLEQARRILKDDGTIWVIGSYHNIYRVGTLLQDAEFWILNDIVWRKSNPMPNFRGTRFTNAHETLLWCAKDEKARYTFNYRAMKALNDDLQMRSDWVLPICSGAERVKGDDGLKAHPTQKPEALLYRILLACTKPGDVVLDPFFGTGTTGAVARRLGRHWVGIERDRGYVKVARDRIGSTLPLDESAMATMADKRAAPRVAFGLLVESGMCPPGTRLVDAKRRFSASVRADGSVESGAHSGSIHKVGAALQGAPSCNGWTFWHVEDGKALQPIDALRQQHLSAL comes from the coding sequence ATGAACCTGCTTGCCCGAGTTGCGGAGCCTCAGCCGCGGGTGCGTACCCGCAAGGTCGAGCCCAGATCGTTGCCGCTGGACACCATCCTCAACGGCGACTGCATCGCCGAAATGGCGCGGCTGCCCGACAAATGCGTCGACATGATCTTCGCCGACCCGCCCTACAATCTGCAGCTGGGCGGCGACCTGTTCCGCCCCGAAGGCGGCCGCGTCGACGCGGTGGACGACGATTGGGACAAGTTCGACAGCCTGACCGCCTATGACGACTTTACCCGCGAGTGGCTGGAACAGGCGCGGCGCATCCTCAAGGACGACGGCACCATCTGGGTGATCGGCAGCTATCACAACATCTACCGCGTCGGCACGCTGCTGCAGGACGCGGAATTCTGGATCCTTAACGACATCGTGTGGCGCAAGTCGAACCCGATGCCCAACTTCCGCGGCACGCGGTTCACCAACGCACACGAAACACTGTTGTGGTGCGCCAAGGATGAAAAGGCGCGCTACACCTTCAACTATCGCGCGATGAAGGCGCTCAACGACGATCTGCAGATGCGCTCCGACTGGGTGTTGCCGATCTGCAGCGGGGCGGAGCGCGTGAAGGGCGACGACGGACTGAAGGCTCATCCGACGCAAAAGCCGGAAGCGCTGCTCTATCGCATTCTGCTGGCTTGCACGAAGCCGGGCGACGTCGTGCTCGACCCGTTCTTCGGAACCGGCACGACCGGGGCGGTGGCCCGGCGGCTCGGCCGGCACTGGGTCGGGATTGAACGCGACCGCGGCTATGTGAAGGTGGCTCGGGACCGGATCGGGTCGACCCTGCCGCTGGACGAAAGCGCGATGGCGACCATGGCCGACAAGCGCGCCGCGCCGCGCGTCGCCTTCGGCCTGCTGGTCGAAAGCGGCATGTGTCCGCCCGGAACGCGGCTGGTCGACGCGAAGCGGCGGTTTTCCGCCAGCGTTCGTGCTGACGGATCGGTGGAATCCGGCGCGCACAGCGGGTCGATCCACAAGGTCGGGGCAGCGCTGCAAGGCGCGCCGTCGTGCAACGGCTGGACCTTCTGGCACGTCGAGGACGGCAAGGCCCTGCAGCCGATCGACGCCTTGCGCCAACAGCATCTGTCCGCGCTATAG
- the thiD gene encoding bifunctional hydroxymethylpyrimidine kinase/phosphomethylpyrimidine kinase: MENFAAGRGTMAAKMTPTARILIIAGSDSGGGAGIQADIKTVTMLGGHATTAITAITAQNTLGVDAVHPVPTEMIIAQMDSIIGDIGVDAVKIGMLPGPFAAEAIANRLKQMDKVPIVFDPVMVATSGSKLADDATIAAFGKLMDIATVATPNLPELQRLTSEDDPVAAALHLVGQHGCAVLIKGGHEEGDAIADALIEEDNMTSWQGQRIQTDNTHGTGCTLATAIATFLGQGASLNTAVEQARTFVRVALHDAPDIGQGAGPIGQGSVRLDVGTGLRLNQVTVTGSNYRKSVEFYRTLGLRQIVDSPENGYARFEAAGGATLSVQIDPEETILATTAIYLECDDLDERVEQLARSGITFEHGPRNQPWMWREARLRDPSGNIVFLYHAGEARRFPPWRVD, from the coding sequence ATGGAAAACTTCGCCGCGGGGCGCGGGACAATGGCGGCCAAGATGACGCCGACCGCGCGAATCCTGATCATCGCCGGCTCCGACAGCGGGGGCGGCGCCGGGATTCAGGCGGACATCAAAACCGTCACCATGCTTGGCGGCCATGCGACCACCGCCATCACCGCAATCACCGCGCAAAATACGCTTGGCGTCGATGCCGTTCATCCGGTCCCGACGGAAATGATCATCGCGCAGATGGATTCGATTATCGGCGACATCGGGGTCGACGCGGTCAAGATCGGCATGCTCCCGGGGCCCTTCGCCGCGGAGGCGATCGCCAACCGACTTAAGCAGATGGACAAGGTGCCGATCGTGTTCGACCCAGTGATGGTCGCGACCAGCGGGTCGAAGCTGGCGGACGACGCAACCATCGCCGCCTTCGGCAAGCTGATGGACATCGCGACCGTCGCGACGCCCAATCTGCCCGAGCTGCAGCGCCTGACCAGCGAGGACGACCCGGTCGCGGCTGCCCTGCATCTGGTTGGGCAGCATGGCTGCGCGGTTCTCATCAAGGGCGGTCATGAAGAAGGCGACGCCATCGCCGACGCGCTGATTGAGGAAGACAATATGACCAGCTGGCAAGGCCAGCGGATCCAGACCGACAACACGCACGGCACTGGCTGCACGCTGGCGACCGCGATCGCCACGTTTCTTGGCCAGGGCGCCAGCCTCAACACGGCCGTCGAACAGGCGCGGACGTTCGTCCGCGTCGCTCTCCACGACGCGCCGGACATCGGGCAGGGCGCCGGGCCGATCGGGCAGGGAAGCGTACGGCTGGACGTCGGCACGGGGCTGCGCCTCAACCAGGTCACTGTAACTGGCAGCAATTACCGCAAGTCGGTCGAATTCTATCGCACGCTCGGCCTCCGCCAGATCGTCGACAGCCCGGAAAACGGCTACGCCCGGTTCGAAGCGGCCGGCGGGGCGACGCTGTCGGTGCAAATCGACCCCGAGGAAACGATCCTCGCCACCACCGCCATCTATCTCGAATGCGACGACCTCGACGAACGGGTCGAACAGCTGGCGCGCAGCGGCATCACGTTCGAACATGGCCCGCGCAACCAGCCGTGGATGTGGCGCGAGGCGCGCCTGCGCGACCCGTCGGGCAACATCGTCTTCCTCTACCATGCGGGCGAGGCGCGCCGTTTCCCGCCGTGGCGCGTCGACTAA
- the folP gene encoding dihydropteroate synthase, with amino-acid sequence MRTLLRPTAFVDSPFGHDGKVARLAGGLNWFAAVELLTVSDGKRVGAEIVSVEQLEAHLDDGFAAVWNNLTAARAPLQLGQRTVRLDQPQVMGIVNATPDSFSDGGQFADAEAAAVAGSLMSEAGAAIIDVGGESTRPGAKPVWEGDEIERVEPIVRRLAAGGAAVSVDTRKADVMTAALAAGAHMINDVSALTFDQRSAETVAAAGVPVVLMHHQGKPDEMQDNPRYGDVVVEVYDWLAQRVEAAEAAGIARSSILVDVGFGFGKTVAHNLALMNNLALFHGLGCPLVLGASRKRTIGALSNEAPADERLGGSLALALKAAEQGAQVIRVHDVPETVQALKVWRGLRDQALTPRV; translated from the coding sequence ATGCGCACTCTTCTTCGCCCCACCGCCTTCGTGGATTCCCCGTTCGGCCATGATGGCAAGGTCGCTCGCCTTGCCGGCGGCCTGAACTGGTTCGCCGCGGTTGAACTGCTGACCGTCAGCGACGGCAAGCGGGTAGGAGCGGAAATCGTTTCCGTTGAACAGCTTGAGGCGCATCTCGATGACGGGTTCGCAGCTGTCTGGAATAATCTGACGGCCGCTCGAGCGCCGCTGCAGCTTGGCCAGCGGACCGTGCGCCTCGACCAGCCGCAGGTAATGGGCATCGTCAACGCCACGCCGGACAGCTTTTCCGACGGCGGCCAGTTTGCCGATGCGGAAGCCGCTGCCGTTGCCGGGTCGTTGATGAGCGAAGCCGGCGCGGCGATTATCGACGTCGGTGGGGAATCAACCCGGCCCGGCGCGAAGCCGGTGTGGGAAGGCGATGAGATCGAGCGGGTCGAGCCGATCGTCCGCCGCCTCGCCGCCGGCGGGGCGGCCGTTTCGGTCGATACCCGCAAGGCTGACGTCATGACGGCAGCGCTCGCCGCCGGGGCGCACATGATCAATGACGTGTCGGCCCTGACCTTCGACCAGCGATCGGCCGAAACGGTGGCGGCGGCGGGGGTGCCGGTCGTTTTGATGCATCACCAGGGCAAGCCGGATGAGATGCAGGACAACCCGCGCTACGGCGACGTGGTGGTGGAGGTGTACGACTGGCTCGCGCAGCGGGTGGAGGCAGCCGAAGCTGCGGGGATCGCACGGTCCAGCATCCTCGTCGACGTCGGCTTCGGCTTCGGCAAGACCGTCGCCCACAATCTCGCCCTGATGAACAATCTCGCCCTGTTTCACGGGCTCGGCTGCCCGCTGGTGCTCGGGGCCAGCCGCAAGCGGACGATCGGCGCACTGTCCAACGAGGCGCCCGCGGACGAGCGGCTGGGCGGAAGCCTCGCGCTGGCGCTGAAAGCGGCAGAGCAGGGCGCGCAAGTGATCCGCGTCCATGACGTGCCGGAGACGGTGCAGGCACTGAAGGTATGGCGCGGGCTGCGCGACCAGGCGCTCACGCCGCGGGTTTGA
- the secA gene encoding preprotein translocase subunit SecA, with amino-acid sequence MFAALAKSIFGSANDRYVRSLGKYVDAINAFEPTIEALTDEELRNQTEIFRKRLADGQKLDDLLPEAFATVREAAKRTLGMRHFDVQLIGGMALHRGEIAEMKTGEGKTLVATLAVYLNALEGKGVHVVTVNDYLARRDAGWMGQVYTFLGMSVGVIVPNLSDEERRAAYGSDITYGTNNEFGFDYLRDNMKYTREQMVQRPFNFAIVDEVDSILIDEARTPLIISGPTDDKSELYVSVDKIVKTFVADDYEKDEKQRSIVLTEDGTEKAERMLEEAGLIEGRNLYDIVNTQAVHHLNQALKANMMFKKDIDYIVKDGKVVIIDEFTGRMMDGRRWSDGLHQAVEAKEGVNIEPENQTLASITFQNYFRMYPKLSGMTGTAMTEAPEFFDIYKMNVVAIPTNVVVQRKDEDDEFYKNMTDKFGAIAKEIKARQELGQPVLVGTVSIEKSEVLSEFLTAEGIQHKVLNARFHESEAHIVAQAGRMGAVTVSTNMAGRGTDIQLGGNVEFRIEDELSEVPEGPDRDKAIEKIVAEVAEEKQQVKDVGGLFVLGTERHESRRIDNQLRGRSGRQGDPGLSRFYLSLDDDLLRIFGPETMFSRLMNKNLEDGEAIVSPWISKAIETAQKKVEARNYDVRKQVVEFDDVMNDQRKVIYEQRADIMDAESVADVIADMRADTAASVVLASCPPGSYPEQWDVAALKESIDTVFGLQPPVDDWLEEEAVEQDLMIERLQALADQQIAEKTAQVEPERWTEVEKQILLQTLDQHWKDHLATLDALRQVIHLRSYAQKKPIDEYKQEAFLLFERLLVSIREEVTRILMHANVQFEAPELPPLPDFITQHIDPFSGEDDTNDFDAGFGNELGNIEVGIPNRVRGEGDVETAPLSRNAPCPCGSGKKYKHCHGQLA; translated from the coding sequence ATGTTCGCCGCACTGGCCAAGAGCATCTTCGGATCGGCAAACGACCGCTATGTCCGCAGCCTCGGAAAATACGTCGACGCGATCAACGCGTTCGAGCCGACGATCGAAGCCCTCACCGACGAGGAGCTGCGCAACCAGACTGAAATCTTCCGCAAGCGGCTGGCCGACGGGCAGAAGCTCGACGACCTGCTGCCCGAAGCCTTCGCCACGGTGCGCGAGGCGGCCAAGCGAACGCTCGGCATGCGTCACTTCGACGTCCAGCTGATCGGCGGCATGGCGCTCCACCGCGGCGAGATCGCGGAAATGAAGACGGGCGAGGGCAAGACGCTGGTCGCGACTCTCGCGGTCTATCTGAATGCGCTTGAGGGCAAGGGCGTCCACGTCGTCACCGTCAACGACTATCTCGCTCGCCGCGACGCTGGCTGGATGGGCCAGGTTTATACGTTCCTCGGCATGTCGGTAGGCGTCATCGTCCCGAACCTTTCGGACGAGGAGCGCCGCGCCGCTTACGGGTCGGACATCACCTACGGCACGAACAACGAATTCGGCTTCGATTATCTGCGCGACAACATGAAATACACGCGCGAGCAGATGGTCCAGCGGCCGTTCAATTTCGCCATTGTCGACGAGGTGGACTCGATCCTCATCGACGAAGCGCGCACTCCGCTGATCATTTCCGGCCCGACCGACGACAAGTCGGAGCTGTACGTATCGGTCGACAAGATCGTGAAGACGTTCGTCGCGGACGATTACGAAAAGGACGAAAAGCAGCGCAGCATCGTCCTGACCGAGGACGGCACGGAGAAGGCCGAGCGGATGCTGGAGGAAGCAGGCCTGATCGAGGGCCGTAACCTCTACGACATCGTCAACACGCAGGCGGTCCACCACCTCAATCAGGCGCTCAAGGCCAACATGATGTTCAAGAAGGACATCGATTATATCGTCAAGGACGGGAAGGTCGTCATCATCGACGAATTCACCGGCCGGATGATGGACGGCCGGCGCTGGTCCGACGGCCTTCACCAGGCGGTCGAGGCCAAGGAAGGGGTCAATATCGAGCCCGAGAACCAGACCCTCGCCTCGATCACCTTCCAGAACTATTTCCGCATGTATCCGAAGCTATCGGGCATGACCGGCACGGCGATGACCGAAGCCCCGGAATTCTTCGACATCTACAAGATGAACGTGGTCGCCATCCCGACCAACGTGGTCGTCCAGCGCAAGGACGAGGACGACGAATTCTACAAGAACATGACCGACAAGTTCGGTGCAATCGCCAAGGAGATCAAGGCGCGCCAGGAACTGGGCCAGCCGGTTCTGGTCGGCACCGTGTCGATCGAAAAGTCCGAAGTGCTGTCCGAATTCCTCACTGCCGAGGGCATCCAGCACAAGGTTCTCAACGCCCGCTTCCATGAGAGCGAAGCGCATATCGTGGCCCAGGCCGGGCGGATGGGCGCAGTGACCGTGTCGACCAACATGGCCGGCCGCGGCACCGACATTCAGTTGGGCGGCAACGTCGAATTCCGCATCGAGGACGAGCTGTCCGAAGTCCCCGAAGGTCCGGACCGCGACAAGGCGATCGAAAAGATCGTCGCCGAGGTCGCGGAGGAAAAGCAGCAGGTGAAGGACGTCGGCGGGCTCTTCGTGCTCGGCACCGAGCGCCACGAAAGCCGCCGCATCGACAACCAGCTGCGCGGCCGTTCGGGCCGCCAGGGCGATCCGGGCCTGTCCCGCTTCTACCTCAGCCTCGACGACGACCTGCTGCGCATCTTCGGCCCGGAAACGATGTTCTCGCGCCTGATGAACAAGAACCTCGAGGATGGCGAAGCGATCGTCAGCCCGTGGATTTCCAAGGCCATCGAGACCGCGCAGAAGAAGGTCGAGGCGCGCAACTATGACGTGCGCAAGCAGGTCGTCGAATTCGACGACGTGATGAACGACCAGCGCAAGGTCATCTACGAGCAGCGCGCGGACATCATGGATGCCGAAAGCGTCGCCGACGTCATCGCCGACATGCGCGCGGATACCGCCGCGTCGGTGGTCCTCGCCAGCTGCCCGCCGGGAAGCTATCCCGAACAGTGGGACGTCGCGGCGCTCAAGGAAAGCATCGACACCGTGTTCGGGCTCCAGCCGCCGGTCGACGACTGGCTCGAGGAAGAAGCGGTCGAACAGGATCTGATGATCGAGCGGCTGCAGGCGCTTGCCGACCAGCAGATCGCGGAAAAGACCGCGCAGGTCGAACCGGAACGCTGGACCGAGGTCGAAAAGCAGATCTTGCTGCAGACGCTCGACCAGCATTGGAAGGACCATCTCGCCACGCTCGACGCGCTTCGCCAGGTCATCCACCTGCGCAGCTATGCGCAGAAGAAGCCGATCGACGAATATAAGCAGGAGGCGTTCCTGCTGTTCGAGCGGCTGCTCGTGTCGATCCGCGAGGAAGTCACAAGGATCCTGATGCACGCCAACGTGCAGTTCGAAGCGCCCGAGTTGCCGCCGCTGCCGGACTTTATCACCCAGCACATCGATCCGTTCTCGGGCGAGGACGACACCAACGACTTCGATGCCGGATTCGGCAACGAGCTTGGCAATATCGAGGTGGGCATTCCCAATCGCGTCCGCGGCGAAGGCGATGTCGAAACCGCGCCGCTCAGCCGCAATGCGCCATGCCCATGCGGGTCGGGCAAGAAGTACAAGCATTGCCACGGGCAACTGGCGTAG
- the putA gene encoding bifunctional proline dehydrogenase/L-glutamate gamma-semialdehyde dehydrogenase PutA yields the protein MPRATGVADPAPGAAASIDRAAVGRAYRPDEEVVSAERLTQARLDPGQAREATKIARTLVKGMRAHKADGLDAFLATYDLGSDEGIALMCLAEALLRIPDAGTADDLIADKLGKAHWAEKLGESDSAFVNAATFSLLLTGKVLESANDRSDTWRAAIGRAVGRLGEPVIRTAVDQAMRILGKQFVFGRTIDEALRRAAPERKLGLTHSFDMLGEAARTMADADRYADSYRSALDRIAREASGGFASSPGISVKLSALHPRYEWSHADEAKAHILPVLRELAAKAAAADIHLTIDAEESDRLELQMDLLEALVADDALFATEWGGLGIAIQAYQKRALPLCEWTVELARRHGRKLMVRLVKGAYWDTEVKLAQVGGLSDYPVFTRKIATDVSYLACARVLLGAEEAIYPAFATHNANTIGQVKALAGSTPFEFQRLHGMGEELYAELAKLEAAIGDPQTPVRIYAPVGSHKELLAYLVRRLLENGANSSFVNRIADEDVSADELVRDPVAELDALASRRNPLIPLPNAIFGEARKNSAGVDLSDPLVREPLLGRLRAMESRTYEAAPTERSRGEHPIRRITSPHDDRIEVGIAHEATEGAIDRAMTAAAQAQPAWDALGGEARAALLDKAADLFEDERETFFSLCIREAGKTLPDAVLEVREAVDFLRYYASEARRQFSRPMPLPGPTGEVNELRLHGRGVWTCISPWNFPLAIFTGPVAAALAAGNAVMAKPAEQTPLIAGFALELMHKAGIPRAIVQLVPGDGKVGAALTSHRLTAGVAFTGSTDTARMIARSLADRTDGPIVPLVAETGGQNAMIVDSSALPEQVTRDVVASSFQSAGQRCSALRVLFVQDDVADDMIRMIAGAIQALAIGDPGKITTDVGPVIDAPARQALRRHLDWLDLHARKIIRAEVPVDLAEHGFFVPPAMYEIESLAQLTQENFGPVLHVVRWKSGQLDKVIEQINSTGYGLTLGLQSRIDTVAHYIEQHARVGNLYVNRNQIGAVVESQPFGGEGLSGTGPKAGGPHYVARFATERVTCIDTTAAGGNASLMAALEG from the coding sequence TTGCCACGGGCAACTGGCGTAGCCGACCCGGCGCCCGGCGCCGCAGCCAGCATCGACCGCGCTGCAGTCGGCCGCGCTTATCGGCCCGATGAGGAGGTCGTTTCCGCCGAACGGCTGACGCAGGCCCGGCTGGACCCCGGACAGGCGCGCGAAGCGACGAAGATCGCCCGCACGCTGGTCAAGGGCATGCGCGCGCACAAGGCGGACGGGCTCGACGCCTTCCTCGCCACCTACGACCTCGGCAGCGATGAGGGCATCGCGCTGATGTGCCTGGCTGAGGCGCTATTACGTATTCCCGACGCGGGCACTGCCGACGATTTGATTGCCGACAAGCTGGGCAAGGCGCATTGGGCGGAAAAGCTGGGCGAAAGCGACAGCGCCTTCGTCAACGCGGCGACCTTTTCGCTGCTGCTGACGGGCAAGGTGCTGGAAAGCGCCAACGACCGGTCGGACACGTGGCGGGCTGCCATCGGCCGTGCCGTCGGCCGGCTGGGCGAACCGGTCATCCGCACCGCCGTCGACCAGGCGATGCGCATCCTGGGCAAGCAATTCGTCTTCGGCCGCACCATCGACGAGGCGCTTCGGCGCGCCGCGCCCGAACGCAAGCTCGGTCTCACCCACAGTTTCGACATGCTCGGCGAAGCCGCGCGGACGATGGCCGACGCGGACCGTTACGCCGACTCCTACCGAAGCGCCCTCGACCGCATCGCGCGGGAAGCATCCGGCGGCTTTGCAAGCTCGCCCGGCATTTCCGTCAAGCTGTCGGCGCTCCATCCGCGGTACGAGTGGAGTCACGCGGACGAAGCCAAGGCCCATATCTTGCCGGTGTTGCGGGAACTCGCCGCCAAGGCCGCCGCCGCCGACATTCACCTGACCATCGATGCCGAGGAATCCGATCGGCTCGAACTGCAGATGGACCTGCTCGAGGCGCTGGTCGCGGACGATGCGCTGTTCGCCACCGAATGGGGCGGGTTGGGCATCGCCATCCAGGCATATCAGAAGCGCGCGCTGCCGCTGTGCGAATGGACCGTTGAGCTGGCACGCCGTCATGGCCGCAAGCTGATGGTCCGGCTGGTCAAGGGCGCTTATTGGGACACGGAGGTCAAGCTGGCGCAGGTCGGCGGGCTGTCCGATTATCCGGTGTTCACCCGCAAGATCGCGACCGACGTGTCCTACCTGGCATGCGCCCGGGTGCTGCTTGGTGCGGAGGAGGCGATTTATCCGGCCTTCGCGACGCACAATGCCAACACGATTGGGCAGGTGAAGGCGCTGGCGGGATCGACGCCGTTCGAGTTCCAGCGCCTCCACGGCATGGGCGAGGAATTATATGCCGAGCTGGCCAAGCTGGAAGCCGCGATCGGCGATCCGCAGACGCCGGTCCGCATCTATGCGCCGGTCGGCAGCCACAAGGAATTGCTCGCCTATCTCGTGCGGCGACTGCTTGAGAACGGCGCCAACTCGTCCTTCGTCAATCGCATCGCGGACGAGGATGTTTCCGCCGACGAGCTGGTTCGCGATCCGGTCGCCGAGCTCGACGCGCTTGCCTCCAGGCGCAACCCGCTGATCCCGCTGCCCAACGCCATATTCGGGGAGGCACGCAAGAACAGTGCTGGCGTCGACCTGTCCGACCCGCTGGTGCGCGAACCGTTACTCGGCCGCCTGCGGGCAATGGAAAGCCGGACCTACGAAGCCGCCCCCACCGAACGGTCGCGGGGCGAGCATCCGATCCGCCGCATCACCTCGCCGCACGACGACCGGATCGAAGTCGGCATCGCGCACGAAGCCACCGAAGGTGCGATCGACCGGGCGATGACCGCCGCAGCGCAGGCGCAACCCGCGTGGGACGCGCTTGGCGGCGAAGCCCGGGCGGCGTTGCTCGACAAGGCGGCCGACCTTTTCGAGGACGAGCGCGAAACCTTCTTTTCGCTGTGCATCCGCGAGGCCGGCAAAACCCTCCCCGACGCCGTGCTGGAAGTGCGCGAGGCGGTCGATTTCCTGCGCTATTACGCGTCCGAGGCGCGGCGCCAGTTTTCCCGGCCGATGCCGCTCCCCGGTCCGACGGGTGAAGTGAACGAACTGCGCCTGCACGGCCGCGGCGTATGGACCTGCATCAGCCCGTGGAATTTCCCGCTGGCGATTTTCACCGGACCGGTCGCCGCCGCACTGGCTGCGGGCAATGCGGTCATGGCCAAGCCGGCCGAGCAGACGCCGCTGATCGCCGGTTTTGCGCTCGAGCTGATGCACAAGGCGGGCATTCCCCGCGCCATCGTCCAGCTTGTCCCCGGCGACGGCAAGGTCGGCGCGGCGTTGACGTCGCATCGGCTGACCGCCGGCGTGGCCTTTACCGGATCGACCGATACGGCGCGGATGATCGCACGCAGCCTTGCCGATCGCACCGATGGGCCAATCGTCCCGCTGGTCGCGGAGACCGGCGGCCAGAACGCGATGATCGTCGACAGCTCCGCGCTGCCCGAACAGGTGACCCGGGATGTCGTCGCGTCGAGCTTCCAGAGCGCGGGCCAGCGCTGCTCGGCGCTGCGCGTGTTGTTCGTCCAGGACGACGTTGCCGACGATATGATCCGGATGATTGCCGGTGCGATCCAGGCACTGGCGATCGGCGATCCGGGCAAAATCACCACGGACGTCGGGCCGGTGATCGACGCACCCGCCCGCCAGGCGCTGCGCCGCCATCTCGACTGGCTCGATCTCCACGCCCGCAAGATCATCCGCGCGGAGGTACCGGTCGATCTGGCCGAACACGGTTTCTTTGTCCCGCCGGCAATGTACGAAATCGAGAGCCTGGCACAGCTGACCCAAGAGAATTTCGGGCCGGTGCTGCACGTCGTGCGCTGGAAGTCCGGTCAGCTCGACAAGGTGATCGAGCAGATCAATTCGACCGGCTACGGCCTCACGCTTGGCCTGCAGAGCCGGATCGACACGGTCGCCCACTATATCGAACAGCACGCCCGCGTCGGCAATCTCTACGTCAACCGCAACCAGATCGGCGCGGTGGTCGAAAGCCAGCCGTTCGGCGGGGAGGGGCTGTCGGGCACCGGCCCCAAGGCCGGCGGGCCGCATTACGTCGCACGCTTCGCGACGGAGCGGGTGACCTGCATCGACACCACTGCGGCGGGCGGCAACGCGAGCTTGATGGCGGCGCTTGAAGGGTGA